Proteins from one Desulfonema limicola genomic window:
- a CDS encoding integrase domain-containing protein, whose product MGKRDDPLIRGAKIAIKTSDNGSFKTQHNHIKEAKRFVITLRELGYGVKKWSNISNKHVGAVVNHWKINELAPATIKEYLSGVRTVCRLYGNNCIHDKNNEFGVENRTYITNQDKSVPQEVYENVVSDLKSSADIDKHRVAAQLQLERELGLRTEEACKFNPEQAVFSDGRVFIQHGTKGGRERFINEISDKAGYAINYVRTVIDGNNLIPGHMTEKQWSGKYYRTIRAHGISKAACGASGHGCRHAYAQERYAKLTGFQPPCKFESREDFKSNAEQIAGKEWQNLDRDARQLLKAELGHGPDRDDVVSQYLGSV is encoded by the coding sequence ATGGGAAAACGAGATGACCCATTAATCAGAGGAGCTAAAATTGCTATAAAAACAAGTGATAACGGATCATTTAAAACACAGCACAACCATATAAAAGAGGCAAAACGTTTTGTCATAACCCTGCGAGAACTCGGATACGGGGTTAAAAAATGGAGCAATATCAGCAATAAACATGTGGGAGCCGTTGTTAACCATTGGAAAATCAATGAACTGGCACCGGCAACCATCAAGGAATATCTTTCCGGAGTTCGCACCGTGTGCCGACTTTACGGAAATAACTGCATCCACGATAAAAATAATGAATTCGGTGTTGAAAACCGGACATATATAACAAATCAGGACAAATCCGTACCACAGGAAGTTTACGAGAATGTAGTGTCAGACCTGAAATCCAGCGCAGACATTGATAAACACAGAGTTGCAGCCCAGCTTCAACTTGAACGGGAACTGGGTCTGAGAACCGAGGAAGCCTGTAAATTCAACCCTGAACAAGCTGTATTCAGTGATGGACGGGTATTTATCCAGCACGGTACAAAGGGCGGGCGTGAGCGCTTTATCAATGAAATATCTGATAAAGCCGGGTACGCCATAAACTATGTAAGAACAGTCATTGACGGAAACAACCTGATCCCCGGACATATGACGGAAAAGCAGTGGTCAGGTAAATATTACAGAACAATCCGGGCACATGGTATCAGCAAGGCAGCCTGCGGTGCATCAGGTCATGGATGCCGTCATGCATACGCTCAGGAGCGGTATGCAAAACTGACAGGCTTTCAGCCACCCTGTAAATTTGAATCCAGAGAGGATTTTAAAAGCAATGCAGAGCAGATTGCAGGGAAAGAATGGCAAAACCTTGACAGGGATGCACGCCAGCTACTCAAAGCCGAACTGGGACACGGCCCGGACAGAGATGATGTTGTGAGCCAGTATCTTGGCTCAGTGTAA
- a CDS encoding M28 family peptidase, with the protein MNDVETMKGLKIHLKELTVNIGNRSIRFPENIEKIAEYIEAFYKDIGIPVHREPYKYRNIDVANIVAELSPGEKPAVKHYLLGAHYDTVSGTPGADDNASAIAVQLETARQLRKINAANRSGINIKFVSFVLEEPPAFGTRFMGSRVYAKKARKEKEQIDGMICLEMVGYTCHKPGCQDYPFPLMFMGYPEQGDFIGIVGDYKSRKFTRTLYSSFQDNPGLPVVKLTVPSKGWLLPPVRLSDHASFWDNGFKAVMITDTAFFRNPHYHRASDTMNTLDFRFMAELVNSLVLFFNSGNDLHK; encoded by the coding sequence ATGAATGATGTTGAAACCATGAAAGGACTGAAAATTCATTTAAAAGAACTCACAGTAAATATCGGCAATCGCAGTATCCGCTTTCCTGAAAATATAGAAAAAATAGCAGAATATATTGAAGCGTTTTATAAAGATATAGGCATCCCGGTACACAGAGAGCCTTATAAATACAGAAATATTGATGTAGCCAATATAGTAGCAGAACTCTCTCCAGGAGAAAAACCGGCAGTAAAGCATTACCTGCTTGGTGCTCATTATGATACTGTATCAGGCACTCCCGGTGCTGATGACAATGCAAGCGCCATAGCTGTTCAATTGGAGACAGCCAGGCAGTTAAGGAAAATAAATGCTGCAAACAGGTCTGGGATTAATATAAAATTTGTTTCTTTTGTCTTAGAAGAGCCTCCTGCTTTTGGAACCAGGTTCATGGGAAGCAGGGTATATGCAAAAAAAGCTCGAAAGGAAAAAGAGCAGATTGACGGAATGATCTGCCTGGAGATGGTGGGATACACCTGTCATAAACCGGGTTGTCAGGATTATCCGTTCCCGCTTATGTTTATGGGCTATCCTGAACAGGGGGATTTTATCGGGATTGTGGGGGATTATAAATCACGGAAATTTACCAGGACATTGTATAGCTCCTTTCAGGATAATCCAGGCCTTCCGGTTGTAAAGCTGACAGTTCCGTCAAAGGGCTGGCTGCTGCCTCCTGTGAGGCTTTCCGATCATGCATCTTTCTGGGATAACGGGTTCAAGGCTGTAATGATAACAGATACAGCCTTTTTTCGTAATCCGCATTATCATCGGGCTTCAGATACTATGAACACGCTTGATTTCAGGTTTATGGCTGAGTTGGTCAACAGCCTGGTGTTATTTTTTAATTCAGGCAATGATTTACACAAATGA
- a CDS encoding Rpn family recombination-promoting nuclease/putative transposase, whose amino-acid sequence MEISNPHDKLIREVASDKPFAADILQNYLPEDVVKLIDLNTLEISKDSFIEKELKDYYSDLLYKINLADKPGYVYLLFEHKSYKDRLAPLQVLEYMPKIWRLHLKQHKKEPLPVIIPMFLYHGQSKWKDTRFSDLMDESASLLSAYVPDFEYVMLDLTQYSDAEIKGDVLSRVVMLLFKHISDPDIIEKLPAIFSLMQEIIETENGLRYLEAILRYVISTLNMSDEQIKSVVKTSISKEKGDIIMTTIERWKNEAIMTAMERWKSEAMKDAERLIQIEAIKMGLSIKFKDQYQKFMNIIDKVEDIDRLKKIKQAVKIVKDEYEFLKLIEQ is encoded by the coding sequence GTGGAAATAAGCAATCCCCATGACAAACTAATCAGAGAAGTAGCGAGTGATAAACCTTTTGCTGCTGATATTCTTCAGAATTATCTTCCTGAAGATGTGGTAAAACTTATTGATCTAAACACTCTGGAAATTTCAAAGGATTCTTTTATTGAAAAGGAACTGAAAGATTATTATTCGGACCTGCTTTATAAAATCAATCTGGCAGATAAGCCCGGATATGTTTATCTTTTGTTTGAACATAAAAGTTATAAAGACAGGCTGGCTCCGCTTCAGGTTCTTGAATATATGCCTAAAATCTGGCGGCTGCATTTGAAGCAGCATAAAAAAGAGCCTCTGCCGGTTATAATCCCCATGTTTTTATATCACGGGCAAAGCAAATGGAAAGATACGAGGTTTTCAGATTTAATGGATGAGTCAGCCTCTCTGCTGTCTGCTTATGTACCTGATTTTGAATATGTAATGCTTGATCTGACACAATATTCAGATGCGGAAATAAAGGGAGATGTTTTATCCCGCGTGGTCATGCTGCTGTTTAAACATATCTCAGACCCGGATATAATTGAAAAACTGCCTGCAATTTTCTCTTTGATGCAGGAAATCATTGAAACTGAAAACGGACTTAGATACCTTGAGGCAATTTTGAGATATGTTATCAGCACTTTGAATATGTCTGACGAGCAGATAAAAAGTGTTGTAAAAACATCAATTTCAAAAGAGAAAGGAGATATAATTATGACTACAATAGAAAGATGGAAAAATGAGGCAATTATGACAGCGATGGAAAGATGGAAGAGTGAGGCAATGAAGGATGCTGAAAGATTAATACAAATTGAGGCTATTAAAATGGGCCTGAGTATTAAGTTTAAAGACCAGTATCAAAAATTTATGAATATTATTGATAAAGTTGAAGATATTGATAGATTAAAGAAAATTAAGCAAGCTGTTAAGATAGTAAAAGATGAATATGAATTTCTTAAATTGATTGAGCAGTAA
- a CDS encoding ParM/StbA family protein, whose translation MSEKQIVAGIDVGYGVVKCCISNGNKIITTGFPRLLAEDESTQFEELRGLTTFQVNGHSYLIGTDALLYPEQIVRDEARDYLLRDEYWLTIGKCLFDLGFFKLTNEVRLTRLVIGVAPGHFTSEIKKQLREKALSGLTFTVAQRKFNFSAAFCNILPQGSGAYFRYILQNDGAMNNDEDYLNLYGVVDIGFRTTDFVMFEKGRFLGGMNLSEDTGVRIVLDRLREIIRKKYNYSPPIGLLTDVLKGSHLVYRGRNLDLKETVTSLLNDLINQIQNQVHQKWEDRLDRMKAILITGGGAYFIKEDFLKTFKSQILVLKTPEMSNAVGFYRYGIMEEAKRNML comes from the coding sequence ATGTCAGAAAAGCAGATTGTGGCAGGGATTGATGTAGGATATGGCGTTGTTAAATGCTGTATCTCAAATGGTAATAAAATCATAACTACCGGATTTCCCCGGTTACTGGCTGAGGATGAATCTACACAGTTTGAAGAACTTAGAGGGCTGACTACTTTTCAGGTCAATGGGCATAGCTATCTGATAGGTACAGATGCTCTTCTGTATCCTGAACAAATCGTCAGGGATGAGGCAAGGGACTATCTTTTAAGAGATGAATACTGGCTGACAATCGGAAAATGCCTGTTTGATCTCGGATTTTTCAAATTGACCAACGAAGTACGCTTAACTCGATTAGTAATAGGTGTGGCACCGGGTCACTTTACAAGTGAAATCAAAAAACAACTCCGGGAAAAGGCATTGTCAGGGCTTACTTTCACTGTTGCCCAAAGAAAATTTAACTTTTCGGCAGCATTCTGCAACATCCTTCCCCAGGGTTCAGGAGCATATTTCCGATATATACTCCAAAATGACGGGGCCATGAACAATGATGAAGATTACCTGAATTTATACGGAGTTGTTGATATTGGATTCAGGACTACTGATTTTGTAATGTTTGAAAAGGGACGATTCCTGGGCGGCATGAACCTGTCTGAAGATACTGGCGTACGGATTGTCCTTGATCGTTTACGTGAGATAATCAGAAAAAAATACAACTACTCCCCGCCCATCGGTCTGCTGACCGATGTCCTCAAAGGCTCTCACCTGGTTTACAGAGGCCGGAATCTTGACCTGAAGGAAACTGTAACTTCTCTTCTCAATGATCTTATTAATCAAATTCAAAACCAGGTTCACCAGAAATGGGAAGACCGACTGGACAGGATGAAAGCAATCCTTATCACAGGAGGCGGCGCTTATTTTATCAAAGAGGATTTCCTGAAGACTTTTAAATCTCAGATTCTTGTCTTGAAAACTCCTGAAATGAGCAATGCTGTCGGATTCTACCGATACGGAATAATGGAGGAAGCAAAGAGAAATATGTTATGA